The following proteins are co-located in the Marinomonas profundi genome:
- a CDS encoding YceI family protein: MKYTVISTLALASSIAMAADYKIDPAHSAVTFEVGHLGVSTTPGRFNEFEGDFSYSDDEKSGQANFVIKTDSIDTNHEARDKHLRSPDFLNVKQFPTLTFKSTAFDGETLTGDLTLHGITKTVSFDVDKIGEGKDPWGGYRAGFEASTEINRSDFGVTYFIPGVTDKTAINVYVEGIRQ, translated from the coding sequence CGCCCTAGCGTCAAGCATCGCCATGGCAGCCGATTATAAAATCGACCCAGCTCACTCTGCAGTGACGTTTGAAGTGGGGCACCTTGGCGTCAGCACAACACCAGGTCGTTTTAATGAATTCGAAGGTGATTTCTCTTATTCTGACGATGAAAAATCCGGTCAAGCAAACTTCGTGATCAAAACGGACAGCATTGACACCAACCACGAAGCTCGCGATAAACACCTTCGTAGCCCAGACTTTTTAAATGTAAAACAATTTCCGACGTTGACATTCAAAAGCACAGCCTTTGATGGCGAAACGTTAACGGGCGATCTCACCCTACACGGCATCACTAAAACAGTGAGTTTCGATGTCGACAAAATCGGCGAAGGCAAAGACCCATGGGGCGGATACCGTGCAGGTTTTGAAGCCAGCACTGAAATCAATCGCAGTGACTTTGGCGTAACTTACTTCATCCCAGGCGTGACGGATAAAACCGCCATTAATGTCTACGTAGAAGGCATCCGCCAATAA